From Anolis carolinensis isolate JA03-04 unplaced genomic scaffold, rAnoCar3.1.pri scaffold_8, whole genome shotgun sequence, a single genomic window includes:
- the tagln gene encoding transgelin → MANKGPSFGLSRDVQAKIEKKYDDELEERLVEWVVAQCGADVGRPAERGRLGFQVWLKNGIVLGKLVNSLYPSGSKPVKIPDSPPSMVFKQMEQISQFLKAAEDYGVVKTDIFQTVDLFEAKDMAAVQRTLVALGSLAITKDDGNYRGDPSWFMKKAQEHKRDFSEKQLKEGKSIIGLQMGSNQGASQAGMTGYGRPRQIIS, encoded by the exons ATGGCGAACAAAGGGCCCTCCTTCGGCCTGAGCAGAGACGTCCAGGCCAAGATCGAGAAGAAGTACGACGACGAGCTGGAGGAGCGGCTGGTGGAGTGGGTGGTGGCCCAGTGCGGGGCCGACGTGGGACGGCCCGCCGAGCGCGGACGGCTGGGCTTCCAGGTCTGGCTGAAGAACGGCATC gTGCTGGGCAAACTGGTCAACAGCCTCTACCCAAGTGGCTCCAAACCAGTGAAGATCCCCGACTCTCCGCCCAGCATGGTCTTCAAGCAGATGGAGCAGATCTCCCAGTTCCTCAAGGCCGCCGAGGACTACGGCGTGGTCAAGACGGACATCTTCCAGACGGTGGACTTGTTTGAAG CCAAGGACATGGCCGCGGTGCAGAGGACGCTGGTGGCCTTGGGCAGCCTGGCCATCACCAAGGACGATGGGAACTATCGCGGGGACCCTTCCTGGTTCATGAA GAAAGCCCAGGAGCACAAGCGCGACTTCTCCGAGAAGCAGCTGAAGGAAGGCAAGAGCATCATCGGGCTGCAAATGGGGTCCAACCAGGGGGCTTCGCAGGCGGGCATGACGGGCTACGGGCGGCCCAGGCAGATCATCAGCTAA